From one Gracilibacillus salinarum genomic stretch:
- a CDS encoding HesB/IscA family protein, producing MVINISENAKLQIQEMMKEEDAETVRLRFGVKGGGCSGLSYSLGFDYDVNEELDHTEESNGIPLTIQKFDIDVIQGTTIDFKQNMMGGGFTIENPNAIVSCGCGSSFKAKEREGTPENC from the coding sequence ATGGTAATTAACATATCGGAAAATGCAAAATTACAGATTCAGGAAATGATGAAGGAAGAGGACGCAGAAACTGTTCGCCTTCGTTTTGGTGTAAAAGGTGGAGGGTGCAGCGGCTTATCCTACTCGCTTGGTTTCGATTATGATGTAAACGAAGAATTAGATCATACGGAAGAATCAAACGGGATACCACTAACTATTCAGAAGTTCGACATTGATGTAATTCAAGGAACTACCATTGATTTCAAACAAAATATGATGGGCGGCGGATTTACAATCGAAAATCCTAACGCTATCGTTTCCTGCGGTTGCGGATCATCCTTTAAAGCAAAAGAGCGTGAAGGTACACCGGAAAACTGCTAA
- a CDS encoding DUF1450 domain-containing protein: protein MIRIKVAFCIKNLAKGTEKVRQQLITDPDMDVVEYGCTSYCGICRNYHVAIVNGKPIQADTPEALLENIEDYIDNELIDQL from the coding sequence ATGATTAGAATTAAAGTAGCTTTCTGTATCAAAAACTTAGCTAAGGGCACAGAGAAAGTTCGTCAGCAATTAATAACAGATCCTGATATGGATGTTGTAGAATATGGCTGTACAAGTTACTGTGGTATTTGCCGGAATTATCATGTTGCGATTGTTAATGGCAAGCCAATACAAGCTGATACACCGGAAGCATTACTTGAAAATATAGAGGACTATATTGATAACGAATTAATCGATCAGTTATAG
- the dapF gene encoding diaminopimelate epimerase, with the protein MMEIPFTKMHGLGNSYIFINTFNFDIEEELLHDLAVAVADKDTGIGSDGLILIHPTDKAEVGMRIFNKDGSEGKNCGNGLRCVAKFAYEHQLVSEKTFTIETKAGNVTAEVHGERNHVKEVTVDMGEPILNRSSIPMIGEEVSQVVAEPFMVNGQEMAVTTISMGNPHAVFFVDDINQAPLTTLGPIIEKDIRFPESVNVEFIEKVNDQELHFRVWERGSGVTQACGTGACASVVAAILNQTMEKDKEITVHLAGGDLYITWTEDNRVWMRGKAETAVTGIFFWQTK; encoded by the coding sequence ATGATGGAAATACCTTTTACAAAAATGCATGGACTAGGGAATAGTTATATTTTTATCAATACTTTTAACTTTGACATTGAAGAAGAATTATTACATGATCTGGCAGTTGCAGTAGCAGATAAAGATACAGGGATCGGATCTGATGGACTTATATTGATTCATCCAACAGACAAAGCTGAAGTTGGAATGCGTATTTTTAATAAAGATGGATCAGAAGGAAAAAACTGTGGTAATGGCTTACGGTGTGTGGCGAAATTTGCTTATGAACATCAGTTGGTATCAGAGAAAACCTTCACGATCGAAACGAAAGCAGGAAATGTAACCGCTGAGGTGCATGGTGAAAGAAATCATGTGAAGGAAGTAACCGTTGATATGGGGGAACCAATTCTAAATCGTTCTTCCATTCCGATGATCGGTGAAGAGGTAAGTCAAGTTGTAGCAGAGCCTTTTATGGTGAATGGTCAGGAAATGGCGGTAACTACCATTTCGATGGGGAATCCACATGCTGTCTTTTTTGTTGACGATATTAATCAAGCCCCATTAACAACGCTTGGACCAATCATTGAAAAAGATATTCGCTTTCCAGAAAGTGTAAATGTAGAATTTATTGAAAAAGTAAATGATCAGGAATTACATTTCCGCGTCTGGGAGCGCGGGTCAGGTGTGACACAGGCATGTGGAACAGGAGCATGTGCATCCGTTGTGGCAGCTATTCTCAACCAAACTATGGAAAAAGACAAAGAGATCACTGTCCATCTTGCAGGCGGTGATTTATATATTACCTGGACAGAAGATAACCGTGTATGGATGAGAGGAAAAGCAGAGACTGCGGTTACTGGAATTTTCTTCTGGCAAACTAAATAA
- a CDS encoding NifU family protein gives MEQQSEQVQEVLNKLRPFLLRDGGDVELVDVEDGIVRLRLMGACGNCPSSTITLKAGIERALMAEVPGVTEIEQVF, from the coding sequence ATGGAACAACAATCAGAGCAAGTACAAGAAGTGTTAAATAAATTACGTCCTTTCTTGTTACGAGATGGTGGCGATGTCGAATTAGTAGATGTAGAGGATGGGATTGTTCGCTTACGTTTAATGGGTGCATGTGGTAACTGTCCAAGTTCCACCATTACCTTAAAAGCAGGAATCGAACGTGCCTTAATGGCAGAAGTTCCAGGCGTTACCGAAATCGAACAGGTATTTTAA